Proteins found in one Bacteroidota bacterium genomic segment:
- a CDS encoding zinc-binding dehydrogenase, with translation MKSILKARPVEGNEWKRGLSLADRPEPSIESSTDAKLRVVAGAVCGTDGGIYDSKDSLRREMLKARRPEVIIGHEFCGRIVDSGTKAREMIAQLMIRHARGNARVGKFIGRRNAKQLSKDRHFDEVLEEHFFASAEMHVTDGTCYQCRLGERHVCQHTVIKGVHDDGAFTNFVVVPAENIVLFPAGEIPPEVIAFMDALGNATHTVQSVPSRGGTIAILGCGVQGLMATAVAKYAGAKKVFVTDASHGTVTHEKLEETRFRLATLYGADACFDVSVPAEHEAFMQRVMKETNNTGVDAVYEMSGSYRAYEDAFRVVRMGGAISLLGLPSGVMQMDFAKDVIFRGVTIHGIIGRRVFETWDLMRQILKKGLAEKFVSTGFITHDLPLARFEEGFTALRNGDGLKVLLRPEK, from the coding sequence ATGAAATCGATCTTGAAAGCACGGCCTGTCGAGGGGAACGAATGGAAGCGCGGCCTCTCGCTCGCCGACCGTCCCGAGCCGTCCATTGAGTCGTCCACCGACGCGAAGCTCCGGGTCGTCGCCGGCGCCGTTTGCGGGACCGACGGGGGGATTTACGACTCGAAGGACTCGCTCCGCCGGGAGATGCTGAAAGCCAGGCGGCCCGAGGTGATCATCGGCCACGAGTTCTGCGGCAGGATCGTCGATTCGGGCACGAAGGCGAGGGAGATGATCGCGCAATTGATGATCCGCCACGCCCGGGGAAACGCCCGCGTGGGGAAGTTCATCGGCCGGAGGAACGCGAAGCAGCTCTCGAAAGACCGGCATTTTGACGAAGTGTTGGAGGAACACTTTTTCGCCTCGGCCGAAATGCACGTCACCGACGGAACGTGCTACCAGTGCCGGCTGGGCGAGCGCCACGTTTGCCAGCACACGGTGATCAAGGGAGTGCACGACGACGGGGCGTTCACGAACTTCGTAGTGGTGCCCGCGGAAAACATCGTGCTGTTTCCCGCCGGCGAGATTCCGCCCGAAGTCATCGCGTTCATGGATGCTCTGGGCAACGCCACCCACACGGTGCAGTCGGTCCCCTCCAGGGGGGGCACCATCGCGATTCTGGGTTGCGGAGTGCAGGGGTTGATGGCGACGGCGGTCGCGAAATATGCCGGCGCCAAGAAGGTCTTCGTCACCGACGCCTCGCACGGAACGGTGACGCACGAGAAGCTGGAGGAGACGCGTTTCAGGCTGGCAACACTGTACGGAGCGGACGCATGCTTCGACGTTTCGGTCCCCGCCGAGCATGAGGCGTTCATGCAACGGGTGATGAAGGAAACCAATAACACCGGGGTCGACGCCGTGTACGAGATGTCGGGAAGTTACCGCGCCTACGAGGATGCCTTCCGCGTGGTGAGGATGGGCGGGGCGATCTCCCTTCTCGGATTGCCGTCCGGAGTCATGCAGATGGATTTTGCGAAGGATGTGATCTTCCGGGGCGTGACGATCCACGGGATCATCGGCCGGCGCGTATTCGAAACGTGGGACCTGATGCGGCAGATCCTGAAAAAGGGCCTGGCCGAAAAATTCGTCTCGACCGGTTTTATCACGCACGATCTCCCGCTCGCGCGGTTCGAAGAGGGGTTCACCGCCCTCCGAAACGGCGACGGGCTGAAGGTGCTGCTCCGGCCGGAGAAATGA
- the rsmB gene encoding 16S rRNA (cytosine(967)-C(5))-methyltransferase RsmB gives MATETAERQALYAGPRGTAVKILNRIERTDSYLDKLLDVELRSGELSDLDKNLLAEIVHGVMRWQGRLDWVLNGFTHGNFSKSEVNVKNTARVALYQLLFLTHVPHYAAVNEAVEFIKRIRGEKSGHLVNAVLRNIIRSLDAIHYPKPDDDLAQYLAVYYSHPLWMVKRWMTRFNREELEKFLAVNNEIPSLTLRINKLKIAPPEFLSMLDTARITYQGSSFIDYFIKLKSLSGIGQMKMFQSGFFSIQDESAALAVLLLDPQPGDRVIDMCAAPGGKTTFIAELMNNQGELLAVDKYESRLRIIKINCERLGIRNVRLHVADGTVIDTPQADRVLIDVPCSGLGVLRKKPDIKWKREPEDIERLARQQTNLLERGAQLVKPGGVLVYSTCTTEPEENGMQIRSFLDRHPEYSLDDASRFVNKAAVGPDGSIETFPHRHHIDGTYAARLVKSPAAAPETNHQTEATEA, from the coding sequence ATGGCAACCGAGACCGCGGAGCGCCAGGCATTGTACGCCGGTCCCCGGGGGACCGCCGTCAAGATACTGAACCGGATCGAGCGGACCGACTCGTATCTCGACAAGCTCCTCGACGTGGAGCTGAGGTCGGGGGAGCTCTCCGATCTGGACAAGAACCTGCTCGCGGAGATCGTGCACGGCGTCATGCGCTGGCAGGGAAGGCTCGACTGGGTGCTGAACGGGTTCACGCACGGGAATTTTTCGAAATCCGAGGTCAACGTCAAGAACACCGCCCGCGTCGCGCTCTACCAGCTCCTGTTCCTGACCCATGTGCCCCACTACGCCGCCGTCAACGAGGCGGTCGAGTTCATCAAGCGGATCCGCGGCGAAAAATCGGGCCATCTCGTCAACGCGGTCCTTCGGAACATCATCCGGAGCCTCGACGCGATCCATTATCCGAAACCCGACGACGACCTCGCGCAATACCTCGCGGTCTACTATTCGCACCCCCTCTGGATGGTGAAGCGCTGGATGACCCGGTTCAACAGGGAGGAGCTCGAGAAGTTTCTGGCGGTCAATAACGAGATTCCCAGCCTGACCCTCCGCATCAACAAGCTGAAGATCGCGCCCCCCGAATTCCTCTCGATGCTCGACACCGCCAGGATCACCTACCAGGGGTCGAGCTTCATCGACTATTTCATCAAACTGAAAAGCCTTTCGGGGATCGGGCAGATGAAGATGTTCCAGAGCGGGTTCTTCTCGATCCAGGACGAGAGCGCGGCGCTCGCGGTGCTCCTGCTCGACCCGCAGCCCGGGGACCGTGTCATCGACATGTGCGCGGCGCCGGGGGGCAAGACGACGTTTATCGCGGAACTGATGAACAATCAGGGGGAGCTTCTCGCCGTCGACAAGTACGAGAGCCGGCTCAGGATCATCAAAATCAATTGCGAGCGGCTCGGCATCCGGAACGTCCGGTTGCACGTGGCGGACGGAACCGTCATCGATACCCCGCAGGCGGACCGGGTGCTGATCGACGTCCCCTGTTCCGGGCTGGGAGTCCTCAGAAAAAAACCCGACATCAAGTGGAAGCGCGAGCCGGAGGATATCGAGCGGCTTGCCCGTCAGCAGACGAACCTCCTCGAACGGGGCGCGCAGCTCGTAAAACCCGGCGGCGTCCTGGTCTACAGCACGTGCACGACCGAGCCGGAGGAAAACGGAATGCAAATCCGGTCGTTCCTCGACCGGCATCCGGAATACTCGCTCGACGACGCCTCCCGCTTCGTCAATAAGGCCGCGGTGGGCCCGGACGGCTCGATCGAGACGTTTCCCCACCGGCACCATATCGACGGGACATACGCGGCGCGGCTCGTAAAGTCTCCTGCCGCGGCGCCGGAAACCAACCACCAGACGGAGGCGACAGAGGCATGA